A DNA window from Fusobacterium sp. FSA-380-WT-3A contains the following coding sequences:
- the rph gene encoding ribonuclease PH: MSKVLREDGREVDSIRKVEVVRNYTMHAEGSVLISFGNTKVICTASISDKVPPFLRNTGKGWITAEYSMLPRATEERTQRESSKGKLSGRTMEIQRLIGRALRACVDLDKIGERTITIDCDVIQADGGTRTASITGGYIALAMAIERMVRAGALLENPLKSKIAAISVGIVNRIPMLDLKYSEDSAAEVDMNVIMNDKGEFVEIQGTGEEATYSRVELNQLLDLAEKGLKELFEIQDKNLSEEFGIVER; the protein is encoded by the coding sequence ATGAGTAAAGTTTTAAGAGAAGATGGAAGAGAAGTAGATAGTATTAGAAAGGTAGAAGTAGTAAGAAATTATACAATGCATGCAGAGGGCTCTGTCCTTATTTCATTTGGAAATACAAAGGTTATTTGTACTGCTTCAATATCTGATAAAGTACCTCCATTTTTAAGAAATACAGGAAAAGGTTGGATAACTGCTGAATATTCAATGTTACCTAGAGCAACTGAAGAAAGAACTCAAAGAGAATCTTCTAAAGGTAAGCTTAGTGGAAGAACTATGGAAATTCAAAGATTAATAGGAAGAGCTTTAAGAGCTTGTGTTGATTTAGATAAAATTGGAGAAAGAACAATAACAATAGATTGTGATGTCATTCAAGCTGATGGAGGAACAAGAACAGCTTCAATAACTGGAGGATACATTGCTTTAGCTATGGCTATAGAAAGAATGGTAAGAGCTGGAGCTTTATTAGAAAATCCTTTAAAATCTAAAATAGCAGCCATAAGTGTTGGAATTGTAAATAGAATTCCAATGTTAGATTTAAAATATAGTGAAGATTCAGCAGCTGAAGTTGATATGAATGTAATTATGAATGATAAAGGAGAATTTGTAGAAATTCAAGGAACTGGAGAAGAAGCTACTTATAGTAGAGTAGAATTAAATCAATTACTTGATTTAGCAGAAAAAGGACTTAAAGAGTTATTTGAAATACAAGATAAAAATTTATCTGAAGAATTTGGTATAGTAGAAAGATAA
- a CDS encoding ABC transporter ATP-binding protein — protein MLKEKLAKIYKSDALGGFIKYSFKYKIWLIGTVTLSIISSAMGAVPAWLSKYLVDDVLISKNGKMMILVGGGIFLTTLIKSLTAYYAETTSVYLSEKIRREIKIDIFRHLEHLPISYFNQNKLGDIMARLSGDSSNLGRIGFLLFDMLREIITVSAFLVRMFQVDIILSLIALVVAPAIFIMVKKYTKKLRNTGKERQDTIGDATAFMQESLAGVQVIKGFNKIDDIIAKYEIVTDGEMKKIYKAAKIKAKISPLNEVLTALMLVLVAAYGGYSIIYLKTFTPGDLISFLTAAGLMQQPLKRFIRRNSELYEIVPSGDRVMEIFKIKPERDCFIEEPKVFSGDVENITFENVEFTYPNTETKVLKDVSFQVKKGEVVAFVGSSGSGKTTIVNLLPRFYDIDSGSIKINNIDIREYSLKQYRAHIGMVPQDTFLFSGTIAENIAFGKPNISREKIEEAAKMANAYNFIVELEKGFETEVGERGVLLSGGQKQRIAIARALIQDPAIMILDEATSALDTESEKLVQEALDKLMEGRTTFVIAHRLSTIISADKIIVMDKGVIKEVGKHEELLAKKGLYSKLYNIQYNREKELATL, from the coding sequence ATGTTAAAAGAAAAATTGGCGAAAATTTATAAAAGTGATGCTTTGGGGGGCTTCATAAAGTACAGTTTTAAATATAAAATATGGCTTATAGGAACTGTTACTTTATCTATAATATCATCAGCTATGGGAGCTGTACCAGCCTGGTTGTCTAAATATTTAGTAGATGATGTTTTAATTTCTAAAAATGGAAAGATGATGATATTAGTAGGTGGAGGAATTTTTTTAACAACTTTGATAAAATCATTAACAGCTTACTATGCTGAAACAACCTCTGTTTATTTGAGTGAGAAAATAAGAAGAGAGATAAAAATAGATATATTTAGACATTTAGAACATTTACCAATATCTTATTTTAATCAAAATAAGTTAGGGGATATAATGGCTAGGTTGTCTGGAGATTCTTCAAATTTAGGAAGAATAGGATTTCTTTTATTTGATATGTTAAGAGAAATAATAACAGTTTCAGCTTTTTTAGTTAGAATGTTTCAAGTAGATATAATACTTTCTTTAATAGCTTTAGTAGTAGCTCCAGCTATCTTTATTATGGTAAAGAAATATACTAAAAAACTTAGAAATACAGGTAAAGAAAGACAAGATACTATTGGAGATGCTACAGCTTTTATGCAAGAATCACTAGCAGGAGTTCAGGTTATAAAAGGTTTTAATAAAATAGATGACATTATAGCAAAATATGAAATTGTAACTGATGGAGAAATGAAAAAAATATATAAAGCAGCAAAAATAAAGGCTAAAATATCTCCATTAAATGAAGTTTTAACAGCTCTTATGTTGGTGTTAGTAGCTGCTTATGGAGGATATTCAATTATATATTTAAAAACATTTACTCCAGGAGATTTAATCTCTTTCTTAACAGCTGCTGGACTTATGCAACAACCACTTAAAAGATTTATAAGAAGAAATAGTGAGCTTTATGAAATAGTTCCTTCAGGTGATAGAGTAATGGAAATATTTAAGATAAAACCTGAAAGAGATTGTTTTATAGAAGAACCAAAAGTATTTAGTGGTGATGTTGAAAATATTACTTTTGAAAATGTTGAATTTACATATCCAAATACTGAAACAAAAGTTTTAAAGGATGTAAGTTTCCAAGTGAAAAAAGGAGAAGTAGTAGCTTTTGTAGGAAGTAGTGGAAGTGGAAAGACTACAATAGTTAATTTGCTTCCTAGATTTTATGATATAGATAGTGGAAGTATCAAAATAAATAATATAGATATAAGAGAATATTCTTTAAAGCAATATAGAGCACATATAGGGATGGTTCCACAAGATACTTTTTTATTTAGTGGAACAATAGCTGAAAATATAGCTTTTGGAAAACCTAATATTTCAAGAGAAAAAATTGAGGAAGCAGCAAAGATGGCCAATGCTTATAATTTTATTGTAGAATTAGAAAAAGGATTTGAAACAGAAGTAGGAGAAAGAGGAGTTCTTCTTTCAGGAGGACAAAAACAAAGAATAGCTATAGCTAGAGCTTTAATTCAAGACCCAGCTATAATGATATTAGATGAAGCTACTTCAGCTTTAGATACAGAATCAGAAAAACTTGTACAAGAAGCTTTAGATAAATTAATGGAAGGAAGAACAACTTTTGTTATTGCACATAGATTATCAACAATAATATCAGCTGATAAAATAATTGTTATGGATAAAGGAGTTATAAAAGAAGTTGGAAAACATGAAGAGTTATTGGCCAAAAAAGGGTTGTACTCAAAATTGTACAATATTCAATATAATAGAGAAAAGGAACTAGCGACATTATAA
- the lpxB gene encoding lipid-A-disaccharide synthase, which yields MKIFVSTGEVSGDLHLSYLIKNILEEDNTVEFYGIVGENCKSLGVKSLLDIKELAIIGFLEALKKYKFLKKKAYEYLEFIEKNNIEKVILVDYGGFNLAFLKLLKERMPQVEVFYYIPPKLWIWGKKRIKTLRLADHIMVIFPWEVNFYKQYGIDVVYYGNPFIEKYPLLSDEIGNKILLLPGSRKQEITSLLPEMLNLVEKNKDKEFILKLPDKKTFKWIDRDLNIYKNLEIFQGSLEDAVKKSQVAIAASGTVTLELAIMGLPAIVVYKPSLLNLLIGRYLLKIKYISLPNLTENKEVYPELIGNQYNEKNILDKLQFIMSNRKKYQSDIENIRKKLYGKDIIRSYSKYILEGKNKC from the coding sequence ATGAAAATATTTGTTTCAACTGGAGAAGTTTCTGGAGATTTACATCTTTCTTATTTAATAAAAAATATTTTAGAAGAAGATAATACAGTTGAATTTTACGGAATAGTTGGGGAAAATTGTAAATCTTTAGGAGTAAAATCACTATTAGATATAAAAGAATTAGCTATTATAGGTTTTTTAGAAGCTTTAAAAAAATATAAATTTTTAAAGAAAAAAGCTTATGAATATTTGGAATTTATTGAAAAAAATAATATAGAAAAAGTTATTTTAGTTGATTATGGAGGATTTAATTTAGCTTTTTTAAAACTTTTAAAAGAAAGAATGCCTCAAGTGGAGGTTTTTTATTATATTCCTCCAAAATTATGGATTTGGGGTAAAAAAAGAATAAAAACTTTAAGATTAGCTGACCATATAATGGTAATATTTCCTTGGGAAGTTAATTTTTATAAACAATATGGAATAGATGTTGTTTATTATGGGAATCCTTTTATTGAGAAATATCCTTTATTAAGTGATGAAATAGGAAATAAAATTTTATTACTTCCAGGAAGTAGAAAACAAGAAATTACATCTTTATTACCTGAAATGCTTAATTTAGTTGAAAAAAATAAAGATAAAGAATTTATTTTAAAACTTCCTGATAAAAAAACTTTTAAATGGATAGATAGAGATTTAAATATTTATAAAAATTTAGAAATTTTTCAAGGAAGTTTAGAAGATGCTGTAAAAAAATCTCAAGTGGCTATTGCTGCCTCTGGGACAGTAACTTTAGAATTGGCTATTATGGGATTACCAGCAATAGTAGTATATAAACCTAGTTTATTAAATCTTTTGATAGGAAGATATTTATTAAAAATAAAATATATCTCTCTTCCTAATTTAACTGAAAATAAAGAAGTTTATCCAGAACTTATAGGAAATCAGTATAATGAAAAGAATATTTTAGACAAACTTCAATTTATAATGTCTAATAGAAAGAAATATCAGAGTGATATAGAAAATATTAGAAAAAAACTTTATGGGAAAGATATAATTAGAAGTTATTCTAAATATATTTTGGAAGGAAAAAATAAATGTTAA
- a CDS encoding LpxI family protein, which produces MERIGVIVGNGKLPFSIMREIEHHNNIEMFPIGLFDTVDENVKKHINFKNFNIGEVGNITKYLIKNKIFKVIMLGKVEKELIFKNVKFDKFGEELLDNLPDRKDETLLFGVIAFLKLNGIKVIPQNFFLKKVMFENKCYTMIKPNSEDLYTIKLGKEAAKALSEVDAGQTVICKNSSVIALEGIEGTDKTILRGGELGGENCIMVKMARPQQDMRVDIPTIGIETIKTLVKIKARGVVGEAGKMIFTEQDEAIKLADENGIFIVGIK; this is translated from the coding sequence ATGGAGAGAATAGGGGTAATAGTTGGAAATGGAAAACTTCCTTTTTCAATTATGAGAGAGATAGAACATCATAATAATATAGAAATGTTCCCTATTGGACTTTTTGATACAGTAGATGAAAATGTAAAAAAACATATTAATTTTAAAAATTTTAATATAGGAGAAGTAGGAAATATAACTAAATATCTTATAAAAAATAAAATATTTAAAGTTATTATGTTAGGAAAAGTAGAAAAAGAGTTAATTTTTAAAAATGTAAAATTTGATAAATTTGGAGAGGAACTTCTTGATAATCTTCCTGATAGGAAAGATGAGACTCTCCTTTTTGGAGTCATAGCATTTTTAAAATTAAATGGAATAAAAGTTATTCCCCAAAACTTTTTTTTAAAGAAAGTAATGTTTGAAAATAAATGTTATACGATGATAAAACCTAATTCAGAAGATTTATATACTATAAAATTAGGAAAAGAAGCAGCGAAAGCATTAAGTGAAGTAGACGCAGGACAAACAGTAATTTGTAAAAATTCTTCAGTAATAGCTTTAGAAGGTATAGAAGGAACAGACAAAACTATACTAAGAGGCGGAGAATTAGGTGGAGAAAATTGTATAATGGTAAAAATGGCAAGACCTCAACAAGATATGAGAGTGGATATTCCCACAATAGGAATAGAAACAATAAAAACTTTAGTAAAAATAAAAGCTAGAGGAGTAGTTGGGGAGGCTGGAAAGATGATTTTTACAGAGCAAGATGAGGCAATAAAATTAGCTGATGAAAATGGTATTTTTATTGTTGGAATAAAATAA
- the lpxA gene encoding acyl-ACP--UDP-N-acetylglucosamine O-acyltransferase, whose amino-acid sequence MVEIHSTSIIEDGAIIGDNVKIGPFCIIGKDVKIGNGTTIQSHVVIEGITEIGENNTIYSFASIGKASQDLKYKGEPTKTIIGNNNTIREFVTIHRGTDDKWETRIGNNNLLMAYVHVAHDVIIGDNCIFSNNATLAGHVEIGNWAIVGGLTGVHQFCKIGDHAMVGGASAVTQDICPFILADGNKAIPVGLNTVGLRRRGFSDEELLDLKRAYKILFRKGLPLKEALSQLEETYSESKNVMTMVNFIKQSSRGISK is encoded by the coding sequence GTGGTAGAAATACACAGTACTTCAATAATAGAAGATGGAGCAATTATAGGAGATAATGTAAAGATAGGACCATTTTGTATAATTGGAAAAGATGTAAAAATAGGAAATGGAACAACTATACAATCTCATGTAGTAATAGAAGGAATAACTGAAATTGGAGAAAATAATACTATTTATTCTTTTGCTTCAATAGGAAAAGCTTCACAAGATTTAAAATATAAGGGAGAACCAACAAAAACTATAATAGGAAATAATAATACTATTAGAGAATTTGTTACTATTCATAGAGGAACAGATGATAAATGGGAAACAAGAATAGGAAATAATAATTTATTAATGGCCTATGTCCATGTAGCTCATGATGTAATAATAGGAGATAATTGTATATTTTCTAATAATGCTACTTTAGCAGGACATGTAGAAATAGGAAATTGGGCAATAGTAGGAGGTCTTACAGGAGTTCATCAATTTTGTAAAATAGGGGATCATGCAATGGTAGGAGGAGCTTCAGCTGTAACTCAAGATATTTGTCCATTTATATTAGCTGATGGGAATAAAGCTATTCCAGTAGGTCTTAATACAGTAGGTCTTAGAAGAAGAGGATTTAGTGATGAGGAACTATTGGATTTAAAAAGAGCTTATAAAATATTATTTAGAAAAGGTTTACCTTTAAAAGAAGCACTAAGTCAGTTAGAAGAAACATATAGTGAAAGTAAAAATGTAATGACAATGGTCAATTTTATAAAACAAAGTAGTCGGGGGATATCAAAATAA
- the fabZ gene encoding 3-hydroxyacyl-ACP dehydratase FabZ: MLTVTEIMERIPHRYPFLLVDRIIDIDRENSTVIGLKNVTINEACFQGHFPGHPILPGVLTVEGIAQALGVLVFELAGEDGKNKVPYFAALEEVKFKAPVRPGDQLIYEAKILKQKRNIIKAEGVAKVDGKVVTEVKFTFSIMDK, encoded by the coding sequence ATGTTAACAGTAACAGAAATAATGGAAAGAATACCACATAGATATCCATTTTTATTAGTGGATAGAATTATAGATATTGATAGAGAAAATAGTACAGTAATAGGACTTAAAAATGTTACAATAAATGAAGCTTGTTTTCAAGGGCATTTTCCAGGACACCCAATATTACCAGGAGTATTAACAGTAGAGGGAATAGCTCAAGCTCTAGGAGTTTTAGTATTTGAGTTAGCAGGAGAAGATGGAAAAAATAAAGTTCCATATTTTGCAGCTTTAGAAGAGGTAAAATTCAAAGCTCCAGTGAGACCTGGTGACCAATTAATATATGAGGCAAAAATATTAAAACAAAAAAGAAATATAATAAAAGCCGAAGGTGTAGCAAAAGTAGATGGTAAAGTTGTAACTGAAGTTAAATTTACTTTTAGTATAATGGATAAATAA
- the lpxC gene encoding UDP-3-O-acyl-N-acetylglucosamine deacetylase: MKRKTLKNEMFYEGIGLHKGKNIKLHLIPSENGGIVFKRTDLEEGKNLISLDIENTFDLTRGTNLKNEYGAAVYTIEHFLSALYVLGITDLIVELGDNELPICDGSARVFIEEIEKIGIKELEEDIEEIIVKEPIYLSKEDKHIVALPYDGYKLTYTIKFNHTYLKTQMLETEINLENYKKEIGNARTFGFDYEIEYLKKNNLALGGTLDNAIVIQKDGVMNPSGLRYEDEFVRHKMLDIIGDLKILNKPIKAHIIAIKAGHALDIEFANILKNLK, encoded by the coding sequence ATGAAAAGAAAAACTCTTAAAAATGAAATGTTTTATGAGGGAATAGGACTTCATAAAGGAAAAAATATAAAACTTCATTTAATTCCTAGTGAAAATGGAGGAATTGTTTTTAAAAGAACAGATTTAGAAGAGGGAAAAAATCTTATAAGTCTTGATATAGAAAATACTTTTGATTTAACAAGAGGAACTAATTTAAAAAATGAATACGGAGCAGCTGTTTATACTATAGAACATTTTTTATCAGCTCTATATGTCTTAGGAATAACAGATTTAATAGTAGAGTTAGGTGATAATGAATTACCAATTTGTGATGGAAGTGCTAGAGTTTTCATTGAGGAAATTGAAAAAATCGGAATAAAAGAATTAGAAGAAGATATAGAAGAAATTATTGTAAAAGAACCTATATATTTATCAAAAGAGGATAAACATATAGTAGCTTTACCCTATGATGGATATAAATTAACTTATACAATAAAATTTAATCATACTTATTTAAAAACTCAAATGTTAGAAACTGAAATAAATTTAGAAAATTATAAAAAAGAAATAGGAAATGCAAGAACTTTTGGCTTTGATTATGAAATAGAATATTTGAAAAAGAATAATTTAGCTTTAGGTGGAACTTTAGACAATGCTATTGTTATTCAAAAAGATGGAGTTATGAATCCAAGTGGCTTAAGATATGAGGATGAATTTGTAAGACATAAAATGTTAGATATTATTGGAGATTTAAAAATATTAAATAAACCAATAAAAGCTCATATAATAGCAATAAAAGCTGGTCATGCTTTAGATATTGAATTTGCTAATATTTTAAAAAATTTAAAATAA
- a CDS encoding ATP-dependent helicase, with product MSILDALNEQQKKAGEKIDGPVLILAGAGSGKTRTITYRIAYMILEKGVSPYSILAVTFTNKAAKEMKERVESLIGEDGKKVMLSTFHSFGLKLLRIYGNKIGYNSNFTIYDVDDQKRVIKSILKTLVVEDKDLTEGKIASIISRLKEDGKNPDEYLKENTYDSNYKVIYEVYNRYDKELKNNNGMDFSDILVNTNKLLDNSEILDKVQDKFKYIMVDEYQDTNNIQYQIVNKIAKKYRNICVVGDENQSIYGFRGANIQNILDFEKDYKDATVIKLEENYRSTKVILEAANTIIRNNKSSKNKNLWTKRATGNRILLKACENGRQEVNFVMDEIKKLKSSGKRYNDFTVLYRTNAQSRLFEEGFLREGIPYKIFGGIQFYQRAEIKDILGYLSVINNQMDGINLDRIINVPKRKIGDKTVEKIKTYALENSLTYFESLKEIEKIEGIGKTTVEKIKEFTKILDVLIEDSMELPVSELFNELIQLTEYKKYLETNYEDYDTRIENIEELRNSIFELEKIIDNLTLREYLENVSLVSATDDLDEEKEYVKLMTIHNSKGLEFPVVFLVGLEDEVFPNTTKVIIDNEQLEEERRICYVAITRAEERLFLSFASQRYNYGKEQFMTPSRFIKEIPEDLIERAVEIHSKMEKSVDEKIYEKIGKKSINTFENTKELKKSIENIKNSPYNIGDKVTHIKFGLGKVTRITEKKITVQFVDGEKDIALILASKFLKK from the coding sequence ATGAGTATATTAGATGCATTAAATGAACAACAGAAAAAAGCTGGAGAAAAAATAGATGGACCTGTGCTAATATTAGCAGGGGCAGGTTCAGGAAAAACTAGAACAATTACCTATAGAATAGCTTATATGATATTAGAGAAAGGAGTATCTCCATATTCTATTTTAGCAGTAACATTTACAAATAAAGCAGCTAAAGAAATGAAAGAAAGGGTTGAAAGTTTAATAGGTGAAGATGGGAAAAAAGTAATGCTTTCTACATTTCATTCTTTTGGATTAAAACTTTTGAGAATATATGGAAATAAAATAGGATATAATTCTAATTTTACTATTTATGATGTTGATGACCAAAAAAGAGTTATAAAATCAATATTAAAAACTTTAGTAGTAGAAGATAAAGATTTGACAGAAGGAAAAATAGCTTCAATAATTTCAAGATTAAAAGAAGATGGGAAAAATCCAGATGAATATTTAAAAGAAAATACTTATGATAGTAATTACAAAGTTATTTATGAAGTTTATAATAGATATGATAAAGAATTAAAAAATAATAATGGAATGGATTTTTCAGATATATTAGTAAATACAAATAAACTTTTAGACAACTCAGAGATATTAGATAAAGTTCAAGATAAATTTAAGTATATAATGGTAGATGAATATCAAGATACAAATAATATTCAATATCAAATAGTGAACAAAATTGCTAAAAAATATAGAAATATTTGTGTTGTTGGTGATGAAAATCAAAGTATATATGGATTTAGAGGGGCAAATATTCAAAATATATTAGATTTTGAAAAAGATTATAAAGATGCTACTGTTATAAAGTTAGAAGAAAATTATCGTTCAACAAAAGTAATATTAGAAGCAGCAAATACAATCATAAGAAATAATAAAAGTTCTAAAAATAAAAATTTATGGACAAAAAGAGCTACTGGAAATAGAATTTTATTAAAAGCTTGTGAAAATGGTAGACAAGAAGTTAATTTTGTAATGGATGAAATTAAAAAATTAAAATCATCTGGAAAAAGATATAATGATTTTACAGTTCTATATAGAACAAATGCTCAATCAAGATTATTTGAAGAGGGATTTTTGAGAGAAGGAATACCTTATAAAATTTTTGGAGGAATTCAATTCTATCAAAGAGCAGAGATAAAAGACATACTAGGATATTTATCTGTAATAAACAATCAAATGGATGGGATAAATTTAGATAGAATAATCAATGTACCTAAAAGAAAAATTGGAGATAAAACTGTAGAAAAAATAAAAACTTATGCTTTAGAAAATAGTTTAACTTATTTTGAAAGTTTAAAAGAAATAGAAAAAATAGAAGGAATAGGAAAAACTACTGTAGAAAAAATAAAAGAGTTTACTAAGATATTAGATGTTTTAATAGAAGATAGTATGGAACTTCCTGTATCAGAATTATTTAATGAGTTAATTCAATTAACAGAGTATAAAAAATATTTAGAAACAAATTACGAGGACTATGATACAAGAATTGAAAATATAGAAGAATTAAGAAATTCAATATTTGAATTAGAAAAAATTATTGATAACTTAACACTGAGAGAATATTTAGAAAATGTATCTCTTGTAAGTGCTACTGATGACTTAGATGAAGAGAAAGAGTATGTTAAATTAATGACAATCCATAATTCAAAAGGATTGGAGTTCCCTGTGGTATTTTTAGTTGGATTAGAAGATGAAGTATTTCCTAATACAACAAAAGTTATAATAGATAATGAACAATTAGAAGAAGAAAGAAGAATTTGTTATGTAGCAATAACAAGAGCAGAAGAAAGACTATTTTTATCTTTTGCTTCCCAAAGATATAATTATGGAAAAGAACAATTTATGACTCCTTCTAGATTTATAAAAGAAATACCAGAAGATTTAATAGAAAGGGCAGTAGAAATACATAGTAAAATGGAAAAAAGTGTTGATGAAAAAATTTATGAAAAAATAGGTAAAAAATCAATTAATACTTTTGAAAATACAAAAGAATTAAAAAAATCTATAGAAAATATTAAAAATAGTCCGTATAATATAGGTGATAAAGTTACTCATATAAAATTTGGATTAGGAAAAGTAACAAGAATTACAGAGAAAAAAATAACAGTACAATTTGTAGATGGAGAAAAAGATATAGCTTTAATATTAGCTAGTAAATTTTTAAAGAAATAG
- a CDS encoding cation diffusion facilitator family transporter, translating into MYKILSGEDIVKYSDTFKRLEKFKSNLNDAECIVLEDKSEKIGYISAWKKEKSYLIENIFIREEDRYKSSGTKLIDFFINHSKKNNKEVIEYTGEEPKIKSFLKKYGFKYDGEKLFYNLKKDSRKKDGIVVVLGSIIFNIFLAIIKIFGGLKGKSNALVADGFNSLSDVISSMAILLGIHFSNMPKDEKHPYGHEKIESVIGIMVGLFVVITGIEIGKDSIFKIISKDYSYIPEFSTIYLAIISIIVKYGMYFYKMKIGKATKNSALIADARDSRSDVFSSTGVIIGILLSIYISPIFDIIVSIIVALLILKEGISTILEVSDVILDKQENEFIKEIEDYLSTNTQVKNVHEIYMRRSGDKIFLSFHIRVDKNMTVYEAHNLSDDLEESLMTDFKEIKEVMIHIDYFIE; encoded by the coding sequence ATGTATAAAATTTTAAGTGGGGAAGATATAGTAAAATATAGTGATACTTTTAAAAGGTTAGAAAAATTTAAAAGTAATTTAAATGATGCTGAGTGTATTGTATTAGAGGATAAATCTGAAAAAATAGGATATATATCAGCTTGGAAAAAAGAAAAAAGTTACTTAATAGAAAATATTTTTATAAGAGAAGAAGATAGATATAAATCAAGTGGAACTAAATTGATAGATTTTTTTATAAATCATAGTAAAAAAAATAATAAAGAAGTTATAGAATATACAGGAGAAGAGCCTAAAATAAAATCTTTTTTAAAAAAATATGGTTTTAAATATGATGGAGAAAAATTATTTTACAATTTAAAAAAAGATTCAAGAAAAAAAGATGGAATAGTAGTTGTTTTAGGTTCTATTATTTTCAATATTTTTCTAGCGATAATTAAAATATTTGGAGGATTAAAAGGGAAATCAAATGCCTTAGTAGCTGATGGATTTAATTCATTATCAGATGTAATAAGTTCTATGGCAATTCTTTTGGGGATACATTTTAGTAATATGCCAAAAGATGAAAAACATCCTTATGGACATGAAAAAATAGAAAGTGTAATTGGAATAATGGTAGGATTATTTGTAGTAATAACAGGAATAGAGATAGGAAAGGATTCTATTTTTAAAATTATTTCAAAAGATTATTCTTATATTCCTGAATTTTCTACAATTTATTTAGCTATTATTTCAATAATTGTAAAATATGGAATGTATTTTTATAAAATGAAAATAGGAAAAGCAACTAAAAATTCTGCTTTAATAGCAGATGCTAGAGACAGTAGAAGTGATGTATTTTCTTCAACAGGAGTAATTATAGGAATATTATTATCTATATATATTTCTCCAATATTTGATATTATAGTTAGTATAATAGTAGCTCTTCTTATATTAAAAGAGGGAATTAGTACAATATTAGAAGTTTCAGATGTTATTTTAGACAAACAAGAAAATGAATTTATAAAAGAAATTGAAGATTATCTTTCCACAAATACTCAAGTAAAAAATGTTCATGAGATATATATGAGAAGGTCAGGAGATAAAATCTTTCTAAGTTTTCATATAAGAGTTGATAAAAACATGACAGTATATGAAGCACATAATCTTTCTGATGATTTAGAGGAATCTTTGATGACTGATTTTAAAGAAATAAAAGAAGTGATGATACATATAGATTATTTCATTGAGTAA
- a CDS encoding RNA polymerase sigma factor gives MDFDQIYDEYFDRIYYKILSSVKNAEDAEDITQEVFVSVYKNLSKFRADSKIYTWIYRIAINKTYDFFRKKKIDLELNEEILNIEDGTDLNSPMIIQENLKKLSKEEREILLLKDVYGYKLREISELKGRNISTIKSIYYKALKNLEEE, from the coding sequence ATGGATTTTGATCAAATATATGATGAATATTTCGATCGTATTTATTATAAAATCCTAAGCTCAGTAAAAAATGCAGAAGATGCAGAAGATATAACTCAAGAAGTATTTGTGAGTGTATATAAAAATTTATCTAAGTTTAGAGCAGACAGTAAAATTTATACTTGGATATATAGGATAGCTATTAATAAAACTTATGATTTCTTTAGAAAGAAAAAAATAGATTTAGAGTTGAATGAAGAGATACTGAATATAGAAGATGGAACAGATTTAAATAGCCCTATGATTATTCAAGAAAATTTAAAAAAACTAAGTAAAGAAGAGAGAGAAATATTATTATTGAAAGATGTTTATGGATATAAATTAAGAGAAATATCTGAGCTTAAAGGGAGAAATATATCAACAATAAAATCTATATATTATAAAGCTTTAAAAAATTTAGAGGAGGAATAA